A stretch of DNA from Candidatus Thorarchaeota archaeon:
AGATTGAGGACCTGAGGCCGAATCTGGAGGAATTCGCTATATTCAGTGCCTGTTCGACACTGGACACCTTCATGACAGGGAGAGCAGGTGCAAATACCTCCTCCTGCATCACCCGCATGTCAGTGGATGCATCTACCAGCACCGTGGGTTTGTAGAAGAAACCTGCGGGGTCCTCCTTCCCTGTATAGTCACATCGAAAGCCCCCGGTTCTCACCTTGGCACCCTTTGCCAGTGCATCCTCCATCTGATCAAGTAGGAGATACAGTGCGGTGAGTCCCACCGGTGGGAGGCTGACTTTAGGATCAGAGGGACGCCCAATGCACAGACGCTCGGCCTCTTCCACCACTAGGTTCACCAAGTCGTCATGCAAGGTGTCCTGTACGAGAAGACGCTTGACAGCCATGCAGGCCTGACCGCTTCCTAAGAACCTCCCCTTGACAATCATCTTTGCGGCAAACTCAAGGTCAACGTCTCGCCCCCAGACCAGTGAGGCATCACTTCCAGCCAGCTCTGGCGCCATCTGAATTCTATGCCTGGTCGCGTCAGCCCACAGCTCGACACCCGTCTCGCTATCACCGTACCAGACAAGGGCGCCCACGGCAGGGTCTGTGATGAACCGGTCCATCATACTCTTCCCGCCTCCAGTGACGACCTGCATGATTGCAGGTGGCAGACCGAGTTCGAGAAACCTTCTCATGAAGATCCTTCCGAGCATCATGGTACTGAGAGGCACTTTACTCGGTGGTTTGAGTATTGTTGCATTCCCTGCAAGGATAGACGAGGTTATACTCAGTATTCCCAGTGCAAGAGGGGAGTTGTAGGGGGTGAATAGACATGCGACACCATAGGGCTCCCTGAAGCGGTAGTTCTTGCCTCCGTCTCTTCCTGGTGTCTCAATCAGGTCCAGTTCACGGCCCCAGAGCTCGAAGGTCTCACGTTCCAGATACTCTGTGAACATCGACCATGTCCACTCGAAGGTCTTTATTGGCACGCCCTCTTTCACGGAGACGTCCCTTACAACCTCGAACTGCTTCTTCACTTCTAGGCCTGCCTGAAACAGCGCATCGATGCGTTCATCTAGAGTAGTCCCCATACCACTCCTTCTGAATGGGTTGTAGAGTGCATGGTGGTCTCGGACCCCGGCAGCAATTGCAGTGCGTATGTCCGTCTCTCTGGCTAGACACACTTGTGCGTACACGACGTCATCGAGTTCGTCGTTTGAGTACTTGGGTACACCATGAGCCCTGCGATAGTCGCGGAGATAGCGCATCTCAGGTGTTGAGCTTGGGATTAGGCTTGGCAACTTGGAGAAGACTATACGTTGGCTTCCCTTTGCTTCTCTCATCTGCAAAGCGATTGCGAGGCCCGGGTCAACAACCACACGGTCCATGTCTGGAAATGACATATATCGCCCTGTGTCGACTTCAGTGCCATCCACCAGAACGGGGTACTTCTCCATCAGGTGACCTCCGAGAGTCAAGGGCCGTTGCCCCCTCTTGCTTCTAATAGCCTTTCTGTTCCTGCTCAGTGAACTCACAGCAGTCGTTCGTACATCTGCACAAGCATTCCCTCATCTTGATAGTAAGGCTCACCCCACGGGCGGAAACCGAACTTCTTCATCAGTCTCTCTCCAATCTCATGTCCAACTAGAATGTTGCAGTAGTTGCGCACACAGCCAAGCTGTCGACCATACTCTGCGAACTGAACGTACATTGCCGATGCAAGACCTGAATCACGACACTCTGGGACGACCGTCTGTTGTTCCCCATAGAGTCCCTTCTCTGTACGAATGGCCTTGTAGACACCAACAATCCTGCCGCGGAGCCGCGCGCCGAAGTAGTGGTATCCATTTCTCATGTCCTCCACAATCTGCTGGGCGGTGTAGCATCGCTTCTTGCGCCATGATTCAGGGTACTCTGACAGTAATGGCCACACCGTCCTGAAGAGCTCTGAGATCTCTTCAGCGTGTTCTTCGCCGAACTCAACTATCCGGATGTGTTCATTGTCCCTACGGGTCATTGTCATTCTGCTCCGTGTCATCAGGACTCGAGACTCGGAGAGAGATGTATCTCATTCTCACCAAGTCTACGCGTTGTGTCGTGCCCAGTCATATGCTTCTTGGATTGGAGTACATCCTCCGCACTTGTGACACCCTGCACTTGTATCAGCGGGGTTAAGACCACTTCGATAGAGCAGGGCGCCTACTCTCTTATAGAAGTCGATATTCTCCTCACCGCGTCCCACATAGCTTGGAACAAGACCAGAGAGGCGGCTGCCCGATGCGGGACGGAATGGAGTCACAACAGGTAGGACCCCCAACTGACAGACGTCCTCTGCCATCTTGAGGGTTGAATCTGTGTTCTCACCGAGACCGTGAAGCAGGAAGGTACTGACGTTGCCACGTCCAAAGTGGCCTACAGCCTTAGTCCAGCATCGTCTGTATAGGTCAGTCGGTCCGTGGATCTGCTTTCCCGGGCACATCGACATCCTGAGCTTCTCGTCTGCACACTCCAGATGCATACCGACGGCGTTCACTCCTGCTGCAGCCACTCTCTCTATGTGCTCCAAGTCAGTGGGAGGCTCGAACTGAACACCAATCGGGACATCAGAAAAATCCCTTATGCGCTTCACTATCGCGACGATCCGGTTGATGCCCATGTCCTCGGACTCTGGCGTACCTGTCGTGATGAGAAGGTCGGAGACAACTCCTTCAGCCAGAGCTGCCCTCACGACATTCGCGATCTGCTCAGGGGTCTTCTCAAGAATTGTGTCACCGGACTGAAGGGATGTCGGGATGGTGCAGAACCTGCACTGTTCACCAGTCTTCCAATACCTGCACATCTGGTATGCAGTCGTGGCCAGAGTGCTGCTCCCGTGAAGAAGGGCTATCTTGTAGAAGGGCACTCCATCAGCAGTACGCAAGTCATAGAATTGCGGACGTGGCACTGTCCTCAGCTCAAATCGGCCGTCGTACAGCCAGATCCGTTCATCGTCGGTGGGCTCGAGGACTGCGGATCCATATACTCTGGCTGACCTCGCGTCTCTGACTGCAACGCCACAGGCTCGCCCATTTGGTAGAATGAAATAGCGACTGCCGACCGGTCCAGCCCCGCCCTTTCGCACACCACTCTCCGTATCAGGCAGTCTGGCACCTTCGGTGAGGAGTCGTATCTTCAGCCTGAGCAGAGTCTCTTCGTCCATGCTGGGTCTGCATTGCTTCTGGTTATCTAATCAGTCTTAGCTTAGAGGCTATCACGGTTCATCGTGGTGCTGACCGATGCTCACGAAGCGCATGGAGGAGAAACTCGGAGAGGTCGAAAACCGCAAGCTTGTCTTCAGACTCTGAATCAAGCAGGTTCTTGCAGAAGGGACAGGCCGTCACAAGATACCGTGCACCAGTCCTCTGCGCATGGAGCACTCGCTCGGCGCCTATCGCTCTTGCAGCAGTGGGGTATAGGAGGCGAAGCCCTGCGCCGTTACCACAGCATGATGCGTTCTCTCGATTCCGTTCCATCTCCACGACGGGTCTTCCGGAGACTCGTTCAATCACGACCCTGGGCTCATCGTATATGCCTGAGTGTCGACCGAGATGACATGGGTCATGGTATGTTATGTCTGAGTCGACAGAGCCTCTCGGTAGAGTGTCGAGATGGCTGTACAGAAGCTGGCTCAGATGCACGACAGGCGTGTCAATCATAACACCTAGAGAGGCGTAGTCCTTTGTGAGAGCTCTGAAACACCCGGGACAACTGGTCACAATCGAGTAGACCTCTAGAGAGTTGAAGACCTCCGTGTTGTGTTCTGCCAACGCTTTGGCTTCTTCGGCAAAACCCGTTCTGAGGAGAGGTGACCCGCAGCACCACTCATCCCCCGTGACAACAATGTCAAGACCGAGAAACTCCGAGAGCAGCCTTGAAGTGCTGCGAGCTATGTTCCTCTCTCGATACGACGCTGTACATCCGACAAAGTAGGCAATCCTAGCCCCCTCGATGCCACGATCGGTCTGCCACTCGGTGCGATGCTCGTGGGGCTCTCCAAATGGGTTGTGATGCTGGTGGACGGCATCTCGAAGGCCGTCAAGGGCGGGGGGATAGGTCCCTGCCTCGACCAGCCTGACTCGTGCCTTCTCCACCGCCTGTGCGATGTCCACTCCCGGCAGACACCATGTGAGACAATGACTGCACTCAAGACACTGATAGAGCACATCGATGGCTCGTTCGTCCAGGTCCCGGACGCCCATTGCCTCTTGGTGCAGCAGTAGTGCCCGACCGTGAGGAGTGGGAGAGTCGGAACGCCATGCAAAGAACGTGGGACAGACGTGTCTGCACATCTTTGGGCATGCTGCACACATCCGCAACAATGAGTCGAGCTGCTCTTCCGTCACATTCGTCCCCCCAGACCCATCTTGCCGGGGTTGAGAATACCGTTCGGGTCGAGTACATCCTTTATCTTCTTGAGCACTTCGAATGCTGAGCCAAGCTCCGCCTCTGTATAGGTCGACCGAGTAAGGCCAATTCCGTGTTGATGGCTCATGGTCCCTCCCTCACGGAGGCAGGCTGCAACACCCTCATCCCAGACCTGCTTGTACTTGGCCCATGCGGACTCTGCATCAGCCTCGGACACGAAGAAGATCATGTATATGCTTCCGCCGTTCGGATACATGTGGGAGAAGTGTGACATGACAACAGCACCTTGCGCCTCCATTGAGGTCTTCATCGCGCGATACACCGATTCCAGCTTGTCATAGGTGGCCACGATGTCAATTGTGTCTCCGAGTGAATAGCCACTAGTAGTGAACTTCGTGGGGTAGTACATGTCGTACCGGTGCTCCCACCACCGCTTTGCTGGCCCTTCACCATAGTCCTTTGCACCACGATCAATACAGACCTCCACCGAGACTCTCTCATCCAGTTCCACGCGTTCTTGGGACCCGTCAAAGGCAAGCAGCAGCATACAGTCTCCCTCGGTGATGTCAAAGTGGCTGCTCATGCTCATGGCGGTGTCTTCTGGGTCGTAGAGGCGGACCACGGAAGGCACCACACCCCTTCGAAACACCTCTCGAATGGCGTCAAGTCCGCTGGAGACGTCCTTGAAACACATGCTACGAAATCGCCGCACCTGCGGAATCGGAAACAGCTTCAGTACCGCCTCTGTGATGACGCAGAGTGTGCCCTCGGACCCGATGAACAACTGCTTGAGGTCGGGGCCCACAGAATGCCGGGGTACCGCTTTGCACTCGATGACGGACCCGTCTGCAAGGACTACTTGCAGACCAAGGGTGAGGTCCTCTATCTTGCCGTATAGTGAGGACATCGAACCACCGGACCTCGTTGCAATGAAGCCACCTATGTTTGACGCGCGCAGCGACGTCGGAGTGTGCCCTGTTGTATAGCCATGCCGAGCGACCTCCTCCTCCAAGTCGATGCCGATGACGCCGGCCTGCACCCGGACCGTCATTGACTGATGGTCTATCTCGTATATCTTGTTCATGCGTTTCAGGTCCAACTGAATCCCGCCATAGATGGGCAGTGTACCCCCGCACGTCCCTGCACCACCGCCCACAGGTACCACAGGGACCTTGAGTCGGCTTGCGGCGGCTAGCACCTGTGACACTTCAGACACACTCTGAGGAAAGACCACGATGTCAGCAAGAGGCAGTCTCTCTCCAGCCCGTATCTTTGCCTCGCTCAGTGGCCATGCATCGTGGGCGTTCAGAATGCGGTCCGTCTCATTGACAATGCAATGCTCAGCTCCTACAATCTGCGTGAGCTCGTGTACAAGACTCTGCTTGAGTTTCGAGTCCAACTCTGTTCTCATCTCCTCAGAGGGAGTCGCGTTGCGATGAACACAGTCAGGTCATCCACTTGAACTGAGCTTCCGGCCTTGAACAGGCTGTCCTCAATCTGAGATGTGCACAACGGACAGGGTGCGACGACCCGGTCTGCTCCACATTTCATGATTCCAACTGCGTTCTCAACCGTGACCGCATCCGCCACGTCGCGAGAGTGATGAGCAACGAGTCCACCCCCACCACAACAGGAGTCAGAGACACCAGTACGTACCACCTCGACGCCGGGAATACCATCGAGGATGTCCAGAGCGTACTCCGACACTCTCCGCGATACATGTCTGATCAGATGGCAGGGGTCATGCACAGCCAGTCTCAATGTGTCCGAACCCGCTGCTCTTCGACTCAGTTCACTGATGACTCTTCCAAGACCTATCTGTTCCACCAGAAACTCTATGATGTGATATACGGGCAGACCCCAGTGCCTCTGAGTAGACATGTCTGTCAGATTCGATGTGCATCCAGCACACGTCGTGACTATCATCTCGGCTTTGACTGCGAGTGCTTTCTGTCGAACCGTTTCTGCAAGACGTTCTGCGTTCATCCTGTCGCCCATCAGACGTGAGGGCAGTCCGCAACACGACATCTCATCCATGACCGAATAGTCGACGCCGAAGTGATGCAGAATGAGCTTGGCTGCCTCTCGGACTTCCTGAGACCTCTCTTCAGCTTGACATCCGGGATAGTAGAGCACCTTTGCGCCGCTGGAGGTCCTGTCTGGAATATACGGAAGTGAATGGTGTTCAAGGTGCATATCGCGGCTCTCGGCCTTCTCCTCCGGGTCATCCCAAGGTGTGAAAGCCAGGGCGTGTTGCTCAATCGTTTCCCTGAGGCCATGAAGTGCTCGGGGTACCAAGTCCGGTCTGGTAGCAAACAGACGCGCCCGGACAATGTTGACGACCTCGGGAATGTCAACCTTCTTTGGGCAGACCTCTCGACAGGTGCCGCATCCGGTACACAGGTACACCTTGTCGCCAGTGGACCAGAACTCCGGAGGGGACCGGCTAAGCTCAACAGCGATGCTTCTTGGGCCACTGAAGCGGTCTACGCCGACAGCAGCCACGACGGGACAGTGGCCCAAGCATATTCCACAGTTCATGCAGGCCTCTACAGAGCGCACCACTTCTGACTCGTGCAGAGAATAGGGGATGATACGTTCTCTGGAGAGGGTGCCCAGTACGTACTTGTAAGCCTCTTCCTCGCCCATCTTAATCAACACCTCCGAGCTGTGATGAGTTGAGACCGGCGCGTCGTCCAGTTACCATTGCGACACCCAAGCCGCTCTTCTCCGACGAATAGTTGTATCCCGACAGCAGTGCGCCAGCCGCGAAGAGGTTGTGTGCTACAACTGTGCCATCAGGGTTCACTGGTCTGAAGTGGCTGTCAACGACAAGCCCAATACTGAACACAGGCTGCCCCCAGTATGGTAGTGCGACTCGAGTGGTGTGGTCGAAGGCCCTGCTGGCAGCAGCAGAGTAGAAGCCCTTGGTGACTGGTGTGATACCAAAGGCCGTTTCGACAGCGCCTCTCTCGTCAACCCTGATCCCGCCCCCGATATACTTGCCAGTAGCAAGGACCACTGACTTCGCTGAGACCTCCACTACTCTCCTCGGTCCGGTGCATGTGACGGTCACCACTGTCTTGTCCTCCTTCTTGGCACGTACCGCCTCGAATCCGGATAGTATGTTTCCTCCTGCGGACCCGAATAATGCCTCAAGAGCCAGTTGTAGTCTGAGCCCGGGCACTGAGGGCGGAAACGAGAGCAGCTCGAAGACAGTAACGCCCATTTCCCGCTCAAGGGTCTCACGGTTTCTCCTTGCATTTCTGATGCCGAGGACTGGTGGAAGTGCGACGTGTGTGGCACCAACCTGCTCAACGTGCGGTCTGAGGGCGTCCACTAGTGACAGCACAGTCCCTTCCAGATCCAAGTGTCTCGCTAGTTCTATTGAGGAGATGTTACACGGACCACCGCGAGGTGAGAAGCCTACCGTGCAGCTGGCTGTCTTCTTGGGGCGCTCTCTGGTTTCTGGTCCGGTCGAGATGTACGACCTCGCCGCTGCAACTGGATTGAACTCGGGGTGACCTCGTACTCCGGCAAAGAGGACGGTGTGGTCGCTCTCGGTCTCAATGCTCTTCGAGTACATTGTGTCCTGCACAAGGCATGTGGGTTTGCGGGTCCCAAGCACTGTCAATGGTAGAAGGTTGGCATCCATGCTACCTATGAACTGAAGACCCGGTCCGTTGATGTGTGACTTGAACCAATCGATGGACTCCTTGACTACTTCCTTAATCCCATCAGCAGACTCCTCACACCCTGACCAGTTCGCACCTGCAACGCAGTACGGATGAAGAGGGAATGCCTCTGGGAAGGCCGCCAGTCCTTCTGATGCGGAGCCGAACTGAGGGTGTCCTCCTGGCATATACCCGAGGACATCAATGGCACCTGATGACATGGACGTGGCGCCCTCTCCTTTTCTTATCAGGAGCACACGACACCCTCTTTGTGCCGCACTGGCTCCTGCGACCAGACCTGCCATCCCACCACCGATGACCAACACGTCAGTCTCAACCATATTCAGTCTCTCTCCTCCCATGGCTTGAGCTCGTAGTTGGTGTATTCCTGGTCAAGGTTGGCCACACAGGCATAGACCCCCTGTACGACCTCTTCCTGTGCCACCTGCTCTCCACGAAGAGGTGGTCGCTTCCCCTTCCAACGCTCGGCCAGAAAGTCGACTATCTCGGCTCTCATCTCCTGGCCGTCTAGGTCCAGCTCCTCAGCGAACACGGCTGCAGCCTTGAAGGTGCAGAATGTGCCCTGGCATGGACCAGTCCCGAGTCGAACTCTTCTCCGGAGGTCATTGATTGTGCGAGGGAACTCCTCTCGAATCGCATATCGAATCTCTGCTTCAATCACCGGTTCACAGGTGCAGATGGTGGTCTTCCACTCCGGATGCTCTCGTGTCATCTCAAGGACCTTGGTTGCATTCGTTCCCCTACGCGCACGAAGTCGTTCTACCGCGTGTTGAGACACCCCGTACTCCCGGGCAAGTGACACCACATCGACGTCGCTCTCGTTGCCTGGTAATGGTTCAATGTGTGTCCTGCATTGAGACTCTCTGCCAAGCTTTGCACAGACCAGATTCGTTGCAGCTTCAGCCATGTGGCGACACATCACTAGCTTGCCGCCCGTGAAGCTCACAAGTCCCCCGACCCCATCGCGCTCATGGTCTATTAGCTCATAGCCTCTCGTCACTTTCCCCTCCGGCTTCTTCCAGTCTGCAACGAGAGGCCGTACACCTTCCATCGTCCTGACTATCCGCGCCTCGCGTATGGATGGAATGACCCACTCGATGCTCTTCAGAAGATACTCGATCTCGTCCTGTTCCGTGACAAGCGTGTCTGGGTCCTCCCATGTATCAAGAGCAGTGGTCCCAAGCAGGACCGTGTTCTCATGTGGGAAGAGATAGATCATGCGCCCATCGACGGCCTTCGCAATAATCCCGACGTTGACCACCCGACGGTCCAAGACGACATGAGCTCCCTTGTTGAGACGGATCTCCAGGTCTGCACCAGCCATTCTTGCAACCTTGTCGGCCCAAGGCCCAGTGGCATTCACGACAGTCTTGGTGGTCACACGCTCCTTCTGGCGCGTCAGACGATTGAAGAACACAACCTCTTCCACAGCACCATCTCTAGTTGTGACCTCTATGACTTCGCAGTACGTCTTGATGTCTGCCCCATGAGACCGAGCGTCCATAGCTTGTAGAATGCACAGTCTGAATGGGTCGATGAAGAACTCCTCGAAGTACATGCTGGCAATCAGGTTCGGGTTGATCTTGGGCTCGATCTTCAACGAGTCCTCAGGTGTGAGGAAGAGCACGGGCGGCACCTCTCTGGATGCCGCGCGCTTGGAGTACTCCTCAGCAAAGCTGCCTCCCGAAGACAGGTCCCCCATCTCGAGCATCGGAGTCAGAATGGGGTTCTTCATTATCAGATGTCGGGCGATTCGGTTGAAGTGCACCACCTCCTCGGAGCACATGTCGACGATGTGTGGCTCCTCCATGTACTTCAGACCTGAGGATATCATGCCGGCACACGTCCCCACGGTTGCCGAAGCAATGTCGTCTCTCTCTATGAGCAAGGACTTGAGACCGCGCATGGCACAGTCTCGTACTACGGCAGTACCTGTACTGCCTCCACCAATCACCACAACATCGTATTCTTTCGGCATGGTATTCTACGTCACCACATGAGCAGTCGAGTGGCAGGCAAACTGTGGGGCATGGCATTGCAGGAGAGTATGGTGCGATACAACTCTTTCGGAAACATCCACGATTGGGTTAAAAGGAACGCCCTGTGGTGGTTGTCTAAATGATATGCGGCCATGGTCGCATAGGAGAATGGAACTGATGCCCACTTACAACTTGGGGACTCTAACCATCGTGCAGCATGATGTGAAGAAGCTGACTGACGCTCTCGGCATCCCAGAACACCGATTCAGCGACCTTGTTGACCTTGCCAAGAAGGCCTGGGAATTCGGCGATACGGTGAGTCAAAGCATGGAGTACATCGCGCAACGCGTCAACGGTTCTGAGTTGGTCCTTACTCTCGTTTTCCTTGGCCGCTACTGGGAAGAGAGTCAGGCTAACAAGTAGCGCGTGCGAATGAGTGGAGCGACTGTGGGCGCGTCACAGAAGCGTGCGGATTGCGTATACAGCCGCTGTGAATGCTCGTGAAGAGCAGCATGGGACACTCACGCAGGCCTCGACTGGTGCAAGAGCTCACAACTGACGTGGAACGAGATGTGTCCTGCGTGCGATTGTGAAGAGCTAGACACAGTGACCTCCGCGAGAGGAAGAATGGTGGTGGGCATCTAGCCCACCTCTGTCTCTTGGTTCTATGCGCTGTTCGACTCCGCGGCGGAGTCGTCATGTGCAACTATCATGGTGAGTCCACTGACTCTGACCATTCGTACAGTTTCACCTGCCTTGATTGGTGGACCTGATGTCTTCGCCCACCAGATCTCTGCTCCCGACTTGACCTTTCCCCTCGGATTGATATCTGTCAGCGCAACAAGACCTCTCGTGCGGCCGTACTGATACTCTGGCCACTCCTTGTATCCACGCAACAGGAAGAATGAGATCCCCATCATGAGGAATATGGCTCCAGTCATGATGAAGATTGCCGTTCTGCCAGTGGGGTCTCCAATCATTGCGACAACAATCATGACTGCATATATGGGGAATAGGACACACGAGGACTTCACATCCACGAGCGCTCCGCCATCAGCCATTCCCGCGCCATTTGTGAACATGGTGAACAGCAGGTACATCACGACGCCTATCGCAATGAGCATCCACCACTGGCCTTCAATTGAGTACCCTGTCCAGAAGACCTGAAACACGAACAGTATGAGTATCAGTGGGATGATGACCTGAGACATTGCCTTGCCAGTTGCCGGGTCCACAGTCAGTACGATGAATGTCAGGATGATCCCCATGAGAATGAGTGCGGCAAACGGGTTGTAGATGAACATCCCTACAACCCATCCCATCAAGGAAAGCATCATCAAGACCACAACAATCTTGATCCACGCGTCCATTTGCCTGCCTCCTAGTCCTCAGCATCAGTTCCCTTGTTCTTGGGCAACTTCACTCCACCGGTGCCAGCAGTCATCGCAACAGCGGCTCCGACACTGGTCCCGACTTCTGGTAGGTTCGTCGGAACCATGATTATCAGGTTTGCATTTTTGCTGATCTCTTGCATTATGTTCCAGGTACGCAACACGAAGCCCACCTGAGACTCCTCGTAGCTCTTGGCTGCCTTGAGCATGGCCTCGGATGCTTCCAGCTCAGCCTGGGCCAGGGTTATCCTTGCCCTCCTTTCTCTCTCAGCCTGTGCCTCTCTGCTCATAGCGTCCTGAAGCTGGGTTGGAATGACGACATCCCTGATCTCAACTGCTGTGACCTTGATGCCCCACTGTTCGGTCTTCTCGTCAATCAGCTCCTGAAGGTGTGTGGCTATCTTGTCACGCTCAGAGAGTAGCTCATCCAGCGTGACTTTGCCAGTTGTCTCACGTAGTGTCGTCTGTGCAGCGAGTTCTACTGCGACCGTGTACCTCTCAACACTCAGAATTGCTCTCTCGACATCTATGACCCTGAAGTACATGACTGCGTCGACTACCACGGGAACGTTGTCCTTCGTCAGAGACCTCTCTGTCTTGAATGCATAGGTCTGAATCCTCATGGAAACCCGCATGGCGACCTTCTCGAAGATTGGCCATATCCAGATGATACCGGGTCCCTTGATGCGTTTGAATTTGCCGATGCGCAGTATGGCGACTCGCTCCCATTCTTGAAGTACCTTCAGGCCACTGGCTACAAAGAGCATGAGACCAATAAGCGCGAAGAGTACTAGCGTGAGAAGCAGTGTGGAATTGATTATCTGCATCTTCAATTCTCCTGTCCTTTCGGTTTTGTGTGACGGAATGAACCAGTCCAGTTCCCCCGTTCCACATATCCTACACTGCGAGTACATATGAACTTTCGGTACCCCGGACCGTGTTGAAGTCAGGTTCGGAGTCTGCGGAGGGGCTGCCGCGCTTTCCGATTCGTACTAGCATGGCACACGGAGCCACCGCATATACCATTCTCAGCTCTGAGGCGGCAAGTTGAAACCACTCATGCGATAGAGTCGCACAGGCTGGAATGACCTACGTGCTGTACTGCACATCGTGTGCTGGATAGGTGTCCACTCGCTCTGCTCTCTCTTCTGTCGGAAGGATGACTCCTGCGTGTCTCACCGCCTGAATCAGAGCTCCTGCCAGTAGAGCAACCATGACTGACGCTATACCTCTTTCCAACGGGTATATCAGCAGGACCGCCAGGAAGATTGTCGCTATCGCTTCTG
This window harbors:
- a CDS encoding FAD-dependent oxidoreductase: MPKEYDVVVIGGGSTGTAVVRDCAMRGLKSLLIERDDIASATVGTCAGMISSGLKYMEEPHIVDMCSEEVVHFNRIARHLIMKNPILTPMLEMGDLSSGGSFAEEYSKRAASREVPPVLFLTPEDSLKIEPKINPNLIASMYFEEFFIDPFRLCILQAMDARSHGADIKTYCEVIEVTTRDGAVEEVVFFNRLTRQKERVTTKTVVNATGPWADKVARMAGADLEIRLNKGAHVVLDRRVVNVGIIAKAVDGRMIYLFPHENTVLLGTTALDTWEDPDTLVTEQDEIEYLLKSIEWVIPSIREARIVRTMEGVRPLVADWKKPEGKVTRGYELIDHERDGVGGLVSFTGGKLVMCRHMAEAATNLVCAKLGRESQCRTHIEPLPGNESDVDVVSLAREYGVSQHAVERLRARRGTNATKVLEMTREHPEWKTTICTCEPVIEAEIRYAIREEFPRTINDLRRRVRLGTGPCQGTFCTFKAAAVFAEELDLDGQEMRAEIVDFLAERWKGKRPPLRGEQVAQEEVVQGVYACVANLDQEYTNYELKPWEERD
- a CDS encoding SPFH domain-containing protein, encoding MQIINSTLLLTLVLFALIGLMLFVASGLKVLQEWERVAILRIGKFKRIKGPGIIWIWPIFEKVAMRVSMRIQTYAFKTERSLTKDNVPVVVDAVMYFRVIDVERAILSVERYTVAVELAAQTTLRETTGKVTLDELLSERDKIATHLQELIDEKTEQWGIKVTAVEIRDVVIPTQLQDAMSREAQAERERRARITLAQAELEASEAMLKAAKSYEESQVGFVLRTWNIMQEISKNANLIIMVPTNLPEVGTSVGAAVAMTAGTGGVKLPKNKGTDAED